In Dyella terrae, one DNA window encodes the following:
- the panE gene encoding 2-dehydropantoate 2-reductase produces MRILVVGAGATGGYFGGRLLEAGRDVTFLVRPGRARQIAEHGLQIRSPAGDASFPSPPLVQASQIDGPYDLILLSCKAYHLPQVMEDIAPAVGPQTVILPVLNGMRHLDLLDARFGAERVLGGQCIIAATVDAQGIVRHLNTNHSITFGERDGSRTQRSERIADALSDATFDLRHSANIVQDMWDKWVFLASLAAITCLMRAPVGNIMAAPGGLDATLGMLDNAYAVASANGHAPSEVVMERAKGVLTEQGSSLSASMMRDLEQGSPVEADHVVGDMIARGKDAGDLTMLRLAFAHLKAYEARRAA; encoded by the coding sequence ATGCGCATACTTGTCGTGGGTGCAGGTGCCACCGGCGGTTACTTCGGCGGGCGTCTGCTGGAGGCGGGTCGCGACGTCACGTTCCTGGTGCGCCCGGGGCGCGCGAGGCAGATCGCCGAACATGGCCTGCAGATCAGGAGTCCGGCGGGCGATGCGAGCTTTCCCTCACCGCCGCTCGTGCAGGCCAGCCAGATCGACGGGCCGTACGACCTGATCCTGCTGAGCTGCAAGGCCTACCACCTGCCGCAGGTGATGGAAGACATCGCGCCGGCCGTGGGTCCGCAGACCGTCATCCTTCCCGTGCTCAACGGCATGCGTCACCTGGACCTGCTGGATGCCCGCTTCGGCGCCGAGCGCGTACTGGGCGGCCAGTGCATCATCGCGGCGACCGTCGACGCGCAGGGCATCGTGCGCCATCTCAACACCAACCACAGCATCACCTTCGGCGAGCGTGACGGCAGTCGGACGCAACGGTCCGAGCGCATCGCGGACGCGCTTTCCGACGCGACCTTCGATCTTCGCCATAGCGCCAACATCGTGCAGGACATGTGGGACAAGTGGGTTTTCCTGGCGTCACTCGCGGCGATCACCTGCCTGATGCGTGCGCCGGTCGGCAACATCATGGCCGCGCCCGGTGGCCTGGACGCAACGCTGGGCATGCTGGATAACGCGTATGCGGTGGCCTCGGCCAACGGCCACGCACCGAGTGAAGTGGTGATGGAGCGTGCGAAGGGTGTACTGACCGAGCAGGGTTCTTCGCTGAGCGCATCGATGATGCGCGACCTGGAGCAGGGCAGCCCGGTGGAAGCCGATCACGTCGTCGGCGACATGATTGCGCGCGGCAAGGATGCCGGTGACCTGACGATGCTCCGGTTGGCCTTCGCACACCTCAAGGCCTACGAGGCGCGCCGCGCTGCGTGA
- a CDS encoding TonB-dependent receptor, with protein sequence MSARPAFITSQASSPKRLLASALGLALLPVAAHATNDVATDKPQEDQVKKLEGVKVEATTITSTSPKFTAPLLDTPRAVTVIPQSVIQQTGSTSLVEALRTVPGITFGAGEGGNPNGDRPFIRGFDSQSSLFIDGVRSSGSQSREVFDIDQIEVTKGPSSAYTGRGSVGGSVNLVTKMPKAQNFVAGSVGVGTDDYRRGTVDWNQSVNDSVAFRINAMAHENDIPGRNGPDFSRWGFAPSVTFGMNSATSVTLSYYHMQSDDEPDSGIPYNNPFAATSPYAYLNGNGEPIKVPRDTYYGWKARDFQKQKNDIGTIRIQHDFGSGWLLRNSTVYARSTNDYIWTQPDDSQGNFLLNGGVWRRNNNRISATTAITNQTDLTGEFQTGSVKHTFATGVEISNEKTNRTSYLVDPATSATDTHNTGSITNGACSSKYGIGAPSGYWCTSVINPNPNDPFYGQIIGGQNPNHISTDTRSVWAFDTAELSEQWLVNLGVRYDNFSTRSTATTTTTGAVAKVSNDSSFWNYQAGVVYKPSKNGSIYLSYGTSSNPPGVDAGDGADGISVSNEDLKPETSKNLELGTKWDVLNNRVSLTAAIFRVEKNNARVATTGVRGGPMANVGKQRVDGIELGISGNITEQWQVFAGYTYLDSELVKVSVASPGDKGNQFPNTPKNSATLWTTYAITPAFTIGGGAYYMDKTFGNTANTKWVPGYTRFDAMASYAINRHFNLQLNVQNLTNKYYFDKAYASHYATVAPGRSAILSANFKF encoded by the coding sequence ATGTCCGCACGACCAGCCTTCATTACTTCGCAGGCTTCTTCTCCCAAGCGTTTGCTGGCTTCGGCCCTGGGCCTGGCGCTGCTCCCCGTCGCCGCCCACGCGACGAATGACGTCGCCACCGACAAGCCGCAGGAAGACCAGGTCAAGAAGCTCGAAGGCGTGAAGGTCGAGGCGACCACCATCACCTCGACGTCGCCCAAGTTCACCGCCCCGCTCCTGGATACCCCGCGCGCGGTCACGGTGATCCCGCAGTCGGTGATCCAGCAGACCGGTTCGACCTCGCTGGTCGAAGCCCTGCGCACGGTGCCGGGCATCACCTTCGGCGCTGGCGAAGGCGGCAATCCCAATGGCGACCGCCCCTTCATCCGCGGCTTCGATTCGCAGAGCTCGCTCTTTATCGACGGCGTGCGCAGCTCCGGTTCGCAGTCGCGCGAAGTGTTCGACATTGACCAGATCGAAGTGACCAAGGGCCCGAGTTCGGCCTACACGGGTCGCGGCTCGGTCGGCGGCAGCGTGAATCTCGTGACCAAGATGCCGAAGGCGCAGAACTTCGTTGCCGGCAGCGTGGGCGTGGGTACGGATGACTACCGTCGCGGCACGGTGGACTGGAACCAGTCGGTGAACGACAGCGTCGCTTTCCGCATCAATGCCATGGCGCACGAGAACGATATCCCCGGCCGCAACGGCCCGGACTTCAGCCGCTGGGGTTTCGCCCCGTCGGTGACGTTCGGCATGAACTCGGCCACCAGCGTCACGCTCAGCTACTACCACATGCAGAGCGACGACGAGCCCGATAGCGGCATCCCGTACAACAACCCGTTCGCTGCCACGAGCCCGTATGCCTACCTCAACGGCAACGGCGAGCCCATCAAGGTGCCGCGCGACACGTACTACGGCTGGAAGGCACGCGACTTCCAGAAGCAGAAGAACGACATCGGCACGATCCGCATCCAGCACGACTTCGGCAGCGGCTGGCTGCTGCGCAACAGCACCGTCTACGCCCGCAGCACCAACGATTACATCTGGACGCAGCCGGACGACAGCCAGGGCAACTTCCTGCTCAACGGCGGTGTCTGGCGCCGTAACAACAATCGCATCAGCGCGACCACGGCGATCACCAACCAGACCGACCTGACGGGCGAATTCCAGACCGGCTCGGTCAAGCACACCTTCGCCACGGGCGTGGAAATCAGCAACGAAAAGACCAATCGCACCAGCTACCTGGTCGACCCGGCCACCAGCGCGACGGACACGCACAACACCGGCTCGATCACGAACGGCGCCTGCAGCAGCAAGTACGGCATTGGCGCACCGTCGGGCTACTGGTGCACCAGCGTGATCAACCCGAACCCGAACGATCCGTTCTACGGCCAGATCATCGGCGGCCAGAATCCGAACCACATCTCCACCGATACGCGTTCGGTCTGGGCATTCGACACGGCCGAGCTGAGCGAACAGTGGCTGGTGAACCTGGGCGTGCGTTACGACAACTTCAGCACGCGCTCCACCGCCACCACCACGACCACCGGTGCCGTGGCCAAGGTCAGCAACGACTCCAGCTTCTGGAATTACCAGGCGGGCGTCGTCTACAAGCCTTCGAAGAACGGCAGCATCTACCTGTCGTACGGCACGTCGTCCAACCCGCCGGGCGTGGATGCCGGTGACGGTGCCGACGGCATCTCGGTGAGCAACGAAGACCTCAAGCCCGAGACCAGCAAGAACCTCGAGCTGGGTACGAAGTGGGATGTGCTGAACAACCGGGTCTCGCTGACTGCTGCCATCTTCCGCGTGGAGAAAAACAATGCCCGCGTCGCTACCACCGGCGTTCGCGGCGGCCCGATGGCCAACGTCGGCAAGCAGCGCGTCGACGGCATCGAGCTGGGCATCAGCGGCAACATCACCGAACAGTGGCAGGTCTTCGCCGGCTACACCTACCTCGACAGCGAGCTGGTGAAGGTGTCGGTCGCGTCGCCGGGCGATAAGGGCAACCAGTTCCCGAACACCCCGAAGAACAGCGCCACGCTGTGGACGACCTATGCGATCACGCCAGCCTTCACCATCGGCGGTGGCGCGTATTACATGGACAAGACCTTCGGCAATACCGCCAACACCAAGTGGGTGCCCGGCTACACGCGCTTCGACGCCATGGCTTCGTACGCGATCAACCGTCACTTCAACCTGCAGTTGAACGTGCAGAACCTCACCAACAAGTACTACTTTGACAAGGCCTACGCGTCCCATTACGCCACCGTGGCACCGGGTCGCTCGGCCATCCTGAGCGCGAACTTCAAGTTCTGA
- a CDS encoding Fe2+-dependent dioxygenase: MLLHISDVLSAEQVQAFRQKLDGAEWADGRVTAGYQSAQAKDNAQLDESHPVAKELGALVTDAVLRHPTFFAGALPRHIYPPLFNRYSGGQQFGFHVDNAIRYDRSQQPAMPIRTDLSCTLFLAGPDEYDGGELIIEDSFGTHAVKLPAGDLILYPASSLHKVEPVTRGARVASFFWIQSLVRDEGQRRILFDLDVAIQGLTQTASTDPDALLQLTGVYHNLLRQWGES; encoded by the coding sequence ATGCTGTTGCATATTTCCGACGTATTGAGTGCCGAACAGGTGCAGGCGTTTCGCCAGAAACTCGATGGTGCCGAGTGGGCCGACGGTCGCGTCACGGCGGGCTATCAGTCGGCCCAGGCCAAGGACAATGCGCAGCTCGATGAAAGTCATCCGGTCGCCAAAGAACTGGGGGCGCTCGTCACCGACGCGGTACTGCGCCACCCCACCTTCTTTGCCGGCGCCCTGCCCCGACACATCTATCCGCCCTTGTTCAATCGCTATAGCGGCGGACAGCAGTTCGGCTTTCATGTCGATAACGCCATTCGCTACGACCGCAGCCAACAGCCGGCGATGCCGATTCGCACGGACCTCTCGTGCACGCTGTTCCTGGCAGGTCCCGACGAATACGACGGCGGCGAACTGATCATCGAAGACAGCTTCGGCACCCATGCCGTCAAACTGCCGGCCGGCGACCTTATCCTGTATCCGGCCAGCAGCCTGCACAAAGTGGAACCCGTGACGCGTGGCGCGCGCGTGGCCTCGTTCTTCTGGATTCAAAGCCTGGTACGCGACGAGGGCCAGCGCCGCATCCTGTTCGATCTGGACGTCGCCATCCAGGGCCTCACGCAGACCGCTTCCACCGATCCCGACGCGCTCCTTCAACTGACAGGCGTGTACCACAACCTGTTGCGCCAATGGGGCGAAAGTTGA
- a CDS encoding tetratricopeptide repeat protein, whose translation MSEPTPAELDTVEINRLLATDPASAARLLEAAARRDRADAQAWLGQMYLDGQGLQKDAQEAVYWFQRAAHADVPMAMNMLGRCYENGWGTTQDFALALVWYRRAAAQDLDWAIYNLAQMHANGRAVDKDRAEAFRLFTQAASMGHARAKHFLGQFYEHGWEVDADPEHAFRLYRESAEGGDYRGMCSWASVLAGAGRVEDAADLIRRAVPLAPTHYLAPLAAQLDQAASAPLRDTARWVREVLAQR comes from the coding sequence TTGAGCGAACCGACACCCGCCGAACTCGATACCGTCGAGATCAATCGACTGCTGGCGACGGATCCGGCGTCGGCAGCGCGCCTGCTCGAGGCTGCCGCGCGGCGTGATCGAGCCGACGCGCAGGCGTGGCTGGGCCAGATGTATCTGGACGGCCAGGGTCTGCAAAAGGATGCACAGGAAGCTGTTTACTGGTTCCAGCGCGCGGCGCATGCCGACGTGCCCATGGCGATGAACATGCTCGGGCGCTGCTACGAAAACGGATGGGGCACCACGCAGGACTTCGCACTGGCACTGGTGTGGTATCGACGGGCAGCCGCGCAGGATCTGGACTGGGCGATCTACAACCTGGCCCAGATGCATGCCAACGGACGAGCCGTCGACAAGGATCGCGCCGAAGCCTTCCGACTCTTCACGCAAGCCGCATCGATGGGGCATGCACGCGCGAAGCATTTCCTGGGCCAGTTCTACGAGCATGGCTGGGAAGTCGACGCCGATCCCGAACACGCGTTCCGCCTGTACCGCGAGTCGGCCGAGGGCGGCGATTATCGGGGCATGTGCAGCTGGGCATCCGTCCTGGCCGGCGCCGGTCGCGTCGAAGATGCCGCCGACCTGATTCGCCGCGCCGTACCGCTCGCACCCACTCACTACCTCGCGCCACTCGCTGCGCAACTTGATCAAGCCGCCTCGGCACCGCTGCGCGACACCGCCCGCTGGGTGCGTGAAGTCCTCGCGCAACGCTGA
- the pilV gene encoding type IV pilus modification protein PilV: MRMQSLQRGVSLIEVMVAVIVFSVGVLGIAMLQAKGSQFTKQSGARTVAILQARSLADAMRANPAGVWGVASQDLISGKNGDLSGSYYLYDGTTAPDPTTCNGVASCVAAKSDLLNWLAQLNAGAINAGSNSSVAQDSNTGTLTVKSSWSDLTPGSTSTSTESYQFDFQP, encoded by the coding sequence ATGCGCATGCAATCGCTGCAGCGAGGCGTCTCGCTGATCGAAGTGATGGTTGCCGTCATCGTCTTCAGCGTGGGCGTGCTCGGCATCGCCATGCTTCAGGCGAAAGGCTCGCAGTTCACCAAGCAATCGGGTGCGCGTACCGTCGCCATTCTGCAGGCACGCTCGCTGGCCGACGCCATGCGTGCGAATCCCGCCGGTGTGTGGGGTGTGGCGAGCCAGGACCTTATTTCTGGCAAGAACGGCGATCTGTCGGGAAGCTATTACTTGTATGACGGAACGACGGCACCCGATCCGACCACGTGCAATGGCGTCGCATCGTGCGTCGCGGCCAAGAGTGACCTCCTGAACTGGCTCGCCCAGCTCAACGCGGGCGCCATCAATGCCGGCTCCAACTCCTCGGTAGCGCAGGATTCGAACACCGGCACGCTGACGGTGAAGTCGAGCTGGAGCGACCTCACGCCCGGCTCGACGTCCACCAGCACCGAAAGCTATCAGTTCGACTTCCAGCCGTGA
- a CDS encoding PilW family protein, with protein sequence MQRRSGLSQRGFSLVELAVAVLLGAIVVGGLINLFISNRKAYQVQSGNNFLQENLRIATDRIGWSVRMADFWGGNRFNTVTTNSGTTVTAKGNCNGAWATLVDATQTGGGGVYGYDGGTAFPIDAPCIDGDANYVKGSDVLVLRYADSTELSPGPADATTPAEASTIKNNAKETFLLSTPGVAGQLFAGTVPTTSTAKLQRYAYPYQVEVYYLRPCSVIASGTTCKATDDNGLPLPTLMRMHLNADGTFASDAIVTGIEQIKFEYGVQDTGATAPTYKAASSVAATEWPNVTSVRISMVAVNPTRNLGIPNVGTFTAASCVYKINNGSTDVSKCTNFTPYGDKPWQFTRARLQQVAQVRNRVRG encoded by the coding sequence GTGCAACGTCGAAGCGGACTCTCGCAACGCGGCTTCTCCCTGGTGGAACTGGCCGTTGCCGTGCTTTTGGGCGCCATCGTGGTCGGCGGCCTCATCAATCTTTTCATCTCCAACCGCAAGGCCTACCAGGTTCAGTCAGGCAACAACTTCCTGCAGGAAAACCTGCGCATCGCCACCGACCGCATCGGCTGGTCGGTGCGTATGGCCGACTTCTGGGGCGGCAATCGATTCAACACCGTGACGACCAACAGCGGCACCACCGTCACCGCCAAGGGCAACTGCAACGGCGCCTGGGCCACCCTGGTCGATGCCACGCAAACCGGTGGCGGCGGTGTGTATGGCTATGACGGTGGCACCGCGTTTCCGATCGATGCTCCATGCATCGACGGCGACGCCAATTACGTCAAAGGCTCCGACGTGCTGGTGCTGCGCTACGCCGATTCCACTGAGTTGTCACCCGGTCCCGCCGATGCAACGACGCCTGCCGAGGCAAGCACCATCAAGAACAACGCCAAGGAAACGTTCCTGCTGTCGACGCCGGGGGTCGCGGGCCAGCTGTTTGCCGGCACGGTCCCGACCACCAGCACCGCGAAGCTCCAGCGTTATGCCTATCCCTACCAGGTCGAGGTGTACTACCTGCGCCCGTGCTCGGTCATCGCCTCGGGCACAACCTGCAAGGCCACCGATGACAATGGCTTGCCCTTGCCGACACTGATGCGCATGCATCTCAACGCCGATGGCACGTTCGCGTCGGACGCCATCGTCACCGGTATCGAGCAGATCAAGTTCGAGTACGGCGTGCAGGACACGGGTGCGACCGCACCCACCTATAAGGCCGCGTCGTCCGTCGCGGCGACGGAATGGCCGAATGTCACGTCCGTGCGCATTTCAATGGTGGCGGTCAATCCGACGCGAAACCTGGGCATCCCTAACGTGGGCACGTTCACGGCTGCCAGCTGCGTCTACAAGATCAACAACGGCAGCACGGACGTATCCAAGTGCACCAACTTCACGCCTTACGGCGACAAGCCGTGGCAATTCACGCGCGCCCGCCTGCAACAGGTCGCCCAGGTGCGCAATCGAGTGAGAGGCTGA
- a CDS encoding pilus assembly PilX family protein produces the protein MNHLTYATLRMRHRQRGVALLVGLIFLVMLTLVSIVVMRGTMLEMHLSTATARHEQAFEASETTRAIPEVVINDHVFNRGWPKAWGGDVPDGMFDLNTSFANRTAWVDLLKPNSTAKTGLQDYCGGTSLAIFYLPQSCSSHDTTYNYAPSKWDSTVVMSVCEGTTTQSCSSSQQVNSKIAIVRDGVMPNAGSGGAQAQGYSSPGIGTATGGASLLLQIRSQATVPGNGQAATIAQYKQVITH, from the coding sequence ATGAACCATCTCACCTACGCCACGCTGCGCATGCGCCACCGTCAACGCGGCGTCGCATTGCTGGTCGGCCTGATCTTCCTGGTCATGCTGACACTGGTGTCCATCGTCGTCATGCGCGGCACGATGCTCGAGATGCATCTATCCACCGCGACGGCACGCCATGAGCAGGCCTTCGAGGCATCGGAAACCACGCGTGCGATTCCCGAAGTGGTCATCAACGATCACGTGTTCAATCGCGGCTGGCCCAAGGCGTGGGGCGGCGACGTGCCGGACGGCATGTTCGACCTCAACACGTCCTTCGCCAATCGCACGGCATGGGTTGACCTGCTCAAACCCAACAGCACCGCAAAGACGGGCCTCCAGGACTACTGCGGCGGCACGTCGCTGGCGATCTTCTATCTCCCGCAGTCGTGCTCCAGCCATGACACGACGTACAACTACGCGCCAAGCAAGTGGGACAGCACGGTCGTGATGAGCGTGTGCGAAGGCACTACCACTCAAAGCTGCTCAAGCAGCCAGCAAGTCAACAGCAAGATCGCCATCGTGCGCGACGGCGTGATGCCCAATGCCGGATCGGGCGGTGCCCAGGCCCAGGGCTACTCCAGCCCCGGCATTGGCACGGCGACCGGCGGTGCCTCACTGCTGCTGCAGATCCGCAGCCAGGCCACCGTGCCGGGCAACGGCCAGGCGGCCACGATCGCCCAATACAAGCAAGTCATTACCCACTAA